The stretch of DNA GAGCCATTGCAGGACCTAAAGTGCTAGAGCATATTGTGGATGTTGTTTTGCAGTTTGAGGGGGATCGAAATTATACTCATCGTATTTTGAGAACGATTAAGAATCGTTTTGGCTCTACTTCAGAATTGGGAATCTATGAAATGCAGGGAATTGGTCTAAGAGAGGTTTCTAATCCTTCAGAGCTGTTATTATCACAGAAAGAAGAAGATTTGAGCGGTTCTGCTATCGCAGCGACTTTGGAGGGAATTCGCCCGATGCTGATCGAGACACAGGCTTTGGTAAGTACAGCCGTTTATAGTTCTCCTCAGCGTTCTGCTACTGGCTTTGATTTGCGTCGTCTGGGAATGTTATTGGCGGTACTGGAAAAACGTTGTGGTTTTCAATTTGCGAGTAATGATATTTTCTTGAACATCGCTGGTGGTATAAAAGTAAGTGATCCTGCTATTGATTTGGCAATTATTTCGGCCCTAATTTCTTCCTTAGAAGATGTGTCTTTGCCTAGTAATATTTGTTTTGCTGGAGAGATTGGTTTATCGGGGGAGATTCGTTCGGTACAGCGAGCAGAACAACGAATACAGGAGGCAAACCGTTTGGGTTTTGAACAAATCTTTGTTTCAAGGTTTAATATGAAAGGAATTGATCAAAAAAATTACGATATAGAAATTATTCCTGTTGGCAAGGTAGAAGAGTTGTACAACATCTTGTTTGCTTAATAGAAAAATAATGGATTGAAGTAAATGCTGTTAAGGGCTTAGCTATTGGCTCAATTGAGTCAAGGAGTCAATAAAATTTTTGAGATTGACCTCAATTGGAGCTTTTAGTCGAATGCGTAGTGTGTCATTTCCTTCAATCCCTTTTACATCAAGCTTTTTGTGTAGCCGAATCTTAAAAAATGGTCTAGCAAAATGAGGAAAATATTGTAAATCTCCTGTCTTACCTAAGGCATGGATTAAATCCGAACTGATGGCTTCTGACAAAAGGAGTTCCTTAACAGAAGAACCATCAAAACAGTCCTCAATATGTTTGATTTGAATTACAGTCATGATGAATTAAATGGTTAAGGTTAATATTTCTTTCATAGCTTGAAGAAAGGAGTTAATTTCCGCTTCTGTTGTAAAAAAAGAAGGGCTTATTCTAACGGTACCATAAGGGGCAGAGCCAATAGATTCGTGGATAAGAGGAGCACAATGTAAGCCTGTTCGAACAACAATATTATAGTTTTGCTCCAATAAATAACCAATGTCTGAAACCTCCAACCCCTGAACAGAAAAAGACAATAAGGTGGACTGGAATGAATAATGCGCCGTATTGGGGTAAGATATAACATTAGGATACTGAGCTAAAAAATGCCTTATTTGGTAAACATAGTGCTGTATTTTTTGGCGAATATGCTCTATTCCTGTTGTCTTAATAAATTTAACCCCTTCGTAGAGTGAAGTGATCCCTAGGTAATTAGGAGTACCTGCTTCATAATAAATAGGCAGGCTGCTTGGTTGATACAAATAATCACTTTTAGAACCTGTCCCGCCAATTTTAAGTGGTTTTAAGTGAAGCCCTTTTTTTATATAAATACCTCCTATTCCAGCGATGCCATACAAAGCCTTGTGTCCCGTAAATGCTAGAATATCAATTTGCATTTCTTGAACATCAATAGGATACAAGCCTGCACTTTGAGAGGCATCAACAATAAACGGGATATTTTTTTTTGCGAGTGCTGTACCGATGGTTTTGAGATCATTAAGAGCACCCGTTACATTAGAACAATGATTGAGAATTACAGCGGCAGTTGTAGGGCGAAGCTCATTTTTTATGGCGTTCCAATTGATTTGCCCAAGAGAATTGCTTGGGACAATACTTAGGTTAATTGTTTGGTTCCGTTCTAGTGTTTTTAACAATCTCAGGACAGAATTATGTTCCATATTGGAAGTAATAATATGTTTACCTTCAAGTTCTAGCCCCTTGATCGCTAAATTTAGAGACTCGGTAGCGCCAGAAGTAAAAACAATCTGCTCGGAATGAGGAACGTTAAACAATTGAGCAAGGATTGTTCGACACTCCTTGCTCAATGAATTAGAACCAGAGCCAAAGCCGTTGCGAAGAGCATGAATCGGCGGAACCATCAATGACGCATTGACCGCCTGCAATACATTAGGCGGTTTAGGAAAACTGGTGGCAGCATTGTTCAAATAAATTAATTCCTTCATGGTAAATTTGCCCAATTCTAGCGATCTTCAGAAGCTTTTGTTACGATAAATTCGCCATAGGAATCACCACATTCTATTCCTTTTATCTGTTGGCATTCAAAAGTGCCAATGGGCTTCCCTTTTGGATCATATTCACCTGCATAAGCAAGTTCCATAAACGCTGCACAAACGCCCCGAATCATATAAGCGCTCATTTTGGGAGAAGCACCAAATTCAACAATATCAGATTCATAGTAATTATAGGCTCGAACGACCATTTTTTCATTGGGTATAAGTTCAACGATTTCGGTATTGGCCCAACCCCAAGCGGTAAAAACGGCAAAGGCACCGTGTAGAATATCTTCGGGGATCTTTTCTAACATGGGCGCAACAACAGCGTTCCATTCATCAGAAGTAATAATCCCATAACCTGTATGATAGCCACATTCGTGAGCGGCATTATAAAGGAGATATTCCTTGTAATACAGCATTTCATCAGACGATTGAGAAGTTAGTCGTTCTGCAAAAGCATTCCAAAAATCGGTTGGTAATTGATTAACGATTACATTAAATCCTTCAATAAGACCATT from Aureispira anguillae encodes:
- the radA gene encoding DNA repair protein RadA, translated to MAKVQKVFACTSCGTTYSKWAGQCSACEEWNTIQEEIVVKESPKQEAKKMWRKGTKKEKPRPKKLAQIETGTTQRRATHDGELNRVLGGGIVEGSMVLLGGEPGIGKSTLMLQLALSLDAKVLYISGEESEEQIKMRANRLGKTPEHCYIMSDTSLANVLMQAQLLEPNILIIDSIQTITSAHIESAPGSVSQVRECATEFQRFAKESGVPVFIIGHITKEGAIAGPKVLEHIVDVVLQFEGDRNYTHRILRTIKNRFGSTSELGIYEMQGIGLREVSNPSELLLSQKEEDLSGSAIAATLEGIRPMLIETQALVSTAVYSSPQRSATGFDLRRLGMLLAVLEKRCGFQFASNDIFLNIAGGIKVSDPAIDLAIISALISSLEDVSLPSNICFAGEIGLSGEIRSVQRAEQRIQEANRLGFEQIFVSRFNMKGIDQKNYDIEIIPVGKVEELYNILFA
- a CDS encoding aminotransferase class V-fold PLP-dependent enzyme encodes the protein MKELIYLNNAATSFPKPPNVLQAVNASLMVPPIHALRNGFGSGSNSLSKECRTILAQLFNVPHSEQIVFTSGATESLNLAIKGLELEGKHIITSNMEHNSVLRLLKTLERNQTINLSIVPSNSLGQINWNAIKNELRPTTAAVILNHCSNVTGALNDLKTIGTALAKKNIPFIVDASQSAGLYPIDVQEMQIDILAFTGHKALYGIAGIGGIYIKKGLHLKPLKIGGTGSKSDYLYQPSSLPIYYEAGTPNYLGITSLYEGVKFIKTTGIEHIRQKIQHYVYQIRHFLAQYPNVISYPNTAHYSFQSTLLSFSVQGLEVSDIGYLLEQNYNIVVRTGLHCAPLIHESIGSAPYGTVRISPSFFTTEAEINSFLQAMKEILTLTI